The genomic region GCCCGATCCGCTGGACCGGAGACGCCCTTGAACTGCTGGACCAGCGCAAGCTGCCATTCCAGGTGGAATACGTGCGCTGCGAGGACAGCGATGCGGTCGCCGACGCAATCCGCGCCCTGACCGTGCGAGGTGCGCCGGCGATCGGCATCTCCGCGGCCTGGGGAGTGGTGCTGGCGGCGAGGGGGGTCGATGCCGCCGACGGCGCCGAAGCCGCCTCGAAACTCGAACCCGCAATGCAGCGCCTCAACGCCGCCCGCCCGACCGCGGTCAACCTGGCCTGGGCGCTGGCGCGCATGCGGCGTGCGCTGGATGGCAGCGGCAGCGATTGGCGCGAGCGGCTTGAACGCGAGGCGCAGAACATCGCCGATGAAGACCTGGCCGCCAACCGCCACATGGGCGCGCTGGGCGCGGCGCTGATCGCGCCCGGCAGCGGGGTGATGACCCATTGCAATACCGGCTCGTTGGCCACCGCCGGTTTTGGCACTGCGCTGGGCGTGATCCGCGCCGGCGTGGCCCTGGGCCTGATCGGCAAGGTCTACGCCGGTGAGACCCGGCCGTGGCTGCAGGGTGCGCGGCTGACGTCATGGGAGCTGCAGCAGGACGGCATCGCCCCGACCCTGGTTGCCGATGCCGCAGCGGCGCACCTGATGAAGGGTGGGGCGGTGCAGTGGGTGATCGTCGGCGCCGACCGGATCTGCGCCAACGGCGACACCGCCAACAAGATCGGCACCTACCAGCTCGCCATCGCCGCCCGCCACCACGGGGCGAAGTTCATGGTGGTGGCACCGTCCTCGACGGTCGACATGGATACCCCGTCCGGCGACGGGATCGAGATCGAGGAGCGCGACCCGGGCGAGATGTTCGCGATCGGCGGGGTGCGTACCGCCGCGCCCGATATCGAAGCCTGGAACCCGGTGTTCGACGTCACCCCGCATGCGCTGATCGATGCGATCGTGACCGAGAAGGGCGTGATCGAGCGCCCCGACGCGGCCGCCATGCGCGCGGCCTTCGGCCACTGAGGCCACGTGCGGCGGTGCGACCCCCGCGCCGAACCGCAAGTCATTGTTTCTGCCTGAAATTAAGGCATGCGCGAGCGTGCGTGAAACCCGTCTTCGTGGTAATATTTCACGTCTTTTTGATGGCGCCCGCGCGCGTCGTCCCGGGCACCGCCATGGCGGCCTGTCCGAGGGCGTTCCCGGGTACCTGATCCACCGCCCAACACGGAACCCTGATGGCCGAACTCGCCAAGGAAATCATCCCGGTCAATCTCGAAGACGAGATGCGTCGCAGCTACCTCGATTACGCAATGAGCGTGATCGTGGGACGTGCACTCCCCGACGCCCGGGACGGACTCAAGCCGGTGCACCGACGCGTCCTGTACGCGATGAACGAGCTCGGCGCGCACAGCAACAAGCCCTATTACAAGTCCGCGCGCGTCGTCGGTGACGTGATCGGTAAGTACCACCCGCACGGCGACTCGGCGGTGTACGACACCCTGGTTCGCATGGCGCAGCCGTTCTCGTTGCGCTACATGCTGATCGACGGGCAGGGCAACTTCGGTTCGATCGATGGCGACAACGCCGCGGCCATGCGTTACACCGAGGCGCGGATGTCGAAGCTCAGCCACGAGCTGCTGGCCGACATCGACAAGGAAACCGTCGACTACCAGCCCAATTACGACGAGAAGGAACTGGAGCCGACGGTCCTGCCGACGCGGGTACCGAACCTGCTGGTCAACGGTTCGGCAGGCATCGCGGTCGGCATGGCGACCAACATCCCGCCGCACAACATGTCGGAAGTGGTCGACGCCACCATCGCCCTGATCGACAACCCGGAAATCGATATCGACGGGTTGATGGAATACATCCCCGGTCCGGACTTCCCGACCGCGGGCATCATCAACGGCACCGCCGGGATCATGACCGCCTATCGCACCGGCCGTGGCCGGGTGCGCATGCGCGCGCGCGCCGAGGTCGAGGTGGCCGACAACGGCCGCGAGGCCATCGTCGTCACCGAGATCCCGTACCAGGTCAACAAGGCGCGGCTGATCGAGAAGATCGCCGAGCTGGTCAAGGAAAAGAAGCTCGAGGGCATTTCGGAGCTGCGCGACGAGTCCGACAAGGACGGCATGCGCATCTATATCGAGGTCAAGCGCGGCGACTCCGCCGAGGTGGTGCTGAACAACCTGTACCAGCAGACCCAGATGGAGTCGGTGTTCGGCATCAACATGGTGGCGATCGTCGACGGCCGCCCGCAGCTGCTGAACCTGAAGGACCTGCTGGAAGTGTTCGTGCGCCACCGCCGCGAGGTGGTGACCCGGCGCACCATCTTCGAGCTGCGCAAGGCCCGCCAGCGCGCCCATGTGCTGGAAGGCCTGACCGTCGCGCTCGCCAACATCGACGAGATGATCGAGCTGATCAAGACCTCGGCCAACCCGAACGAGGCGCGCGATCGCATGCTCGCCCGTACCTGGGAGCCCGGTCTGGTCGGCACGCTGCTGGCCGCCGCCGGTGCCGAGGCCTCGCGTCCGGAGGACCTGCCGGCCGGTGTCGGCCTGGTCGATGGAAAGTACCAGCTCACCGAAACCCAGGCCCAGCAGATCCTGGAGATGCGCCTGCATCGCCTGACCGGCCTGGAGCAGGAGAAGCTGACCGAGGAATACAAGCAGCTGCTGGAGACCATCCGCGGCCTGATCGAGATCCTCGAGGATCCCGAGGTGCTGATGGAGGTCATCCGCACCGAGCTGCGCAACGTCAAGGAAGAGTTCGGCGATGCGCGCCGCAGCGAGATCCGGCAAAGCGAGGAGGATCTCGACATCCTCGACCTGATCGCGCCGGAAGACGTGGTGGTGACCCTGTCCCATTCGGGCTACGCCAAACGGCAGCCGGTGACGACGTATCGCTCGCAGAAGCGCGGTGGCCGCGGACGCAGCGCGGCGTCGACCAAGGACGAAGACTTCATCGACCAGTTGTGGCTGGTGAATACACACGACACCCTGTTGACCTTCACCAGCGCTGGTCGCGTGTTCTGGCTGCCGGTGCACCAGCTGCCCGACGCCGGTCCGAATGCGCGCGGCCGTCCGATCATCAACTGGATCCCCTGGTGGAGGGTGAGCGCGTGCAGGCGGTGATGCCGGTGCGCGAATACGACGAGGACCGCTATGTGTTCTTCGCCACCCGCAATGGCACGGTCAAGAAGACTCCGCTGACCGAATACGCCTATCGCCTGCAGCGCGGCAAGATCGCGATCAACCTCGATGAGGGCGATGCCCTGGTCGGAGTGGCGATGACCGATGGAGCCCGTGACGTCATGCTGTTCGCGAGCAACGGCAAGGCGGTGCGCTTCGCCGAGGACGAGGTCCGCTCGATGGGCCGCACCGCCACCGGCGTGCGCGGCATGCGGCTGGCCGAGGGCGAGGAGGTCGTCAGCCTGATCGTGGTCGACGGCGATGGCGATGTCCTGACCGCCAGCGAGCGAGGCTACGGCAAGCGCACCCCGGTCGATGAGTACCCGTGCAAGGGCCGTGGCATCCAGGGCGTGATCGCACTCAAGACCACCGAGCGAAACGGCAAGCTGGTCGGCGCGGTGCAGCTCAGCGAGCAGCACGACGTTCTGCTGATTTCCGACGGCGGCACTCTGGTGCGGACCCGCGCTGCGGAGATCTCGCAGGTCAGCCGCAACACCCAGGGTGTGACCTTGATGCGGCTGTCCGCGGGCGAGAGCCTGCAGGTGGTCGAGCGGCTGGACGTCTCGCTCGACGGCGACGAGGAACTGGATGGGGAGGGCAGCCCGGCGATTACGGCGGAAGTTCCCTCCAGCGCCCCCGATGCCGAAGCCGATCCGGCCGTCTGAGCCTGAGCGGACCTGCCATGAAAACGCCGCCTCCGGGCGGCGTTTTTCTTTCGGGCTCCGTTGTCGGAAAGCAACTGTATTTTCACCGGGGCGGTACGGTGCCCGGGCGCAATGCAGGTCTATACTTGCCTCCACTCAGGAAAGGAATCAAAGGGGAGTCCGACGATGGGAACCAGATGTCTTCGCGCATTGCCGGCAGTCTTCGCGCTGCTCTGTATCGTTCTGCTGCTGCCTGCCTGCGGACGCAATACGGACGGCCAGTTGCCAGCCGCCAGCGGTAAGGCGATCGAGGTGCAGGTGGCGGCGATCGAGGGCTTCGCCCTTGCCTCGGCCTATCCGGACCAGCATGACGGGCAGCTTGCCATCGCACTCGAATTCAGCCAGCCGCTGGTCGGGGCACAGGACTTCGACGAGCTGATCGCGGTCGCCAGCGACAAGGGGGCGACGGTGTCCGGCAGTTGGGTGCTGGATGACGGCGGCAAAGTGCTGCGTTTCCCTCATGTCGAGGCCGGCAAGGACTACAAGATCACGATCAAGGCTGGCTTGACCGCTGCAGATGGCGACCGTCTGGGCCAGGAGATCGAGAGGACTGTCTCTACTGGTCCGCTCGACCCCGTGGTCGGCTTCGCCTCGCAGGGCAGCGTGCTGCCGGCGCGCGAGAGCCGTGGCTTGCCGGTGGTGTCGGTCAACGTGGACGAGGTGGATGTCGAGTTCCTGCGCGTGCACGAGAAGTCGTTGCCGCAGTTCTTCAGCGAATACCAGCGCGGTGGGCGCCGCAGTGGCTGGAGTCTGGACGCCGACTATGGCAGCAACACGCCACTCGGGAAGCTGGCCGAGTCCGTCTACGCCAACCGCTTCGTGCTCGGCGGCAAGCCCAACGAGCGCGTGCTGACCCATCTGCCGTTGCAGGAAATCAAGGAACTGCAGGAACCGGGCCTGTATTTCGCGGTGATGCGGCGCGTGGGCCGGTTCAGCGACCAGTACGAGACCGCGTTCTTCACCGTCAGCGACCTGGGTCTTCACGCTCGCGCGTACAAGGACAAGCTGTTCGTGCATGTCGCTTCGCTGGCCAACGGGGCGCCGGTCGGCAGTGTCGACCTGCGCATCCTCAACGGTCGCGGCGAGCCGGTATTCAAGGGCGAAACCGACCGCCATGGCAATGCCATGCTCGACTACAAGATGGT from Lysobacter alkalisoli harbors:
- the mtnA gene encoding S-methyl-5-thioribose-1-phosphate isomerase, yielding MSQDIDFDRYDRVRPIRWTGDALELLDQRKLPFQVEYVRCEDSDAVADAIRALTVRGAPAIGISAAWGVVLAARGVDAADGAEAASKLEPAMQRLNAARPTAVNLAWALARMRRALDGSGSDWRERLEREAQNIADEDLAANRHMGALGAALIAPGSGVMTHCNTGSLATAGFGTALGVIRAGVALGLIGKVYAGETRPWLQGARLTSWELQQDGIAPTLVADAAAAHLMKGGAVQWVIVGADRICANGDTANKIGTYQLAIAARHHGAKFMVVAPSSTVDMDTPSGDGIEIEERDPGEMFAIGGVRTAAPDIEAWNPVFDVTPHALIDAIVTEKGVIERPDAAAMRAAFGH